The Nicotiana tabacum cultivar K326 chromosome 1, ASM71507v2, whole genome shotgun sequence genome segment CCCAAGAAATTGTCCTCAAAGCTTAAAACTTGAAGACTTGTACAGTTAACTAAGAAATAAAGAAACCTCAAACCCTCATTCCTGTTGCTCCCAAGACTATTGATCTCAAAATTGATCCTGTACAACCACTGCAATTGTCCTAAACTTGTAGGAACATTTCCAGTGAGGCTATTTTGAGACAATTCAATAACACTAAGTTTCGAAGCATTTGATAATGAAACGGGAATCAATCCTGTGAAGTTGTTCACAGCAGTAGCAAACACCTCAAGATTTGGAAGAGTTAGGCCTATATCTGATGGAAGCTCTCCATACAGCAAGTTTTGAGTAACAGAGAAATAGTAAACAGAAGAGATATTGAAAACAGATTGAGGAATTGTACCATTCAACTGATTTCCATAAACTTGGAAGATTTGCAAGTTTGACAAACGGCCAATATCTTGAGGTATTGGTCCTTGAAGATTGTTAATGGCAAGGGAAAGACCACGAAGTGACGAAAAGTTTCCAATCCAAGATGGGATATTTCCAGTGAGATTGTTGCTTCCAAATCCTAAATAATTCAACTTTGAAAGTGAATTGAGTTGATCGGGTATATTACCAACAAGCCTATTATATTCTAGAGCAAGTGATCGAAGTTGTTTACAGTAAGTCAGATTAGAAGGAATGGTTCCAGTAAAAGAATTCCAAGTGAGATTGAGATGTTGCAGCTGAAGGAGGTTGCCAATTTCCATTGGGATTTCACCATAGAAGCTATTATTTCTAAGATTTATCGATATTAGGAACGTGAGATTACCAATAGAAGACGGCATAGAGCCAACGAGTTTTTGTGATCTCAAGTCAAGAATCATGACTCTTTCAATGGAGGGGTTGCATGTTATGCCTGTCCAATTGCAGTAATGGAGAGAATTATTTCAAGAAGCCATTATCTGGAATGGATCATTTGTTATTCTAACTTTGAAGCCTAACAAAACTTGTTGATCAGCTATAAATTCCAAGCCTGAGATAGCCATAGACATAACAAGAATTGAGCAATGGAAGCATGATAGTACTAACCATTTGGAATTCAGACAAGACTGTTCCATTTTTATTAGGACTACACAATAAGATTATTTCTTGTTCTTGTTTCAACTTAAAAGGTTGTATACCAATAAATGCAAAGCTGGTGAGATTTTCTCTTTGTTTGAATTCTGGTTTGACTAGTAAATACTTTCTCCGGTTCATAATAAGTGTCCATTCTAGCTTTGACACACACGTTAAGGAAATACGAACTcctagagaaaaaaaaaagatattttcactaaattaaccttaattaattattaccttgacatagtggaatatgtcaATAAGTACAAATTttagaaaattaaaattaattcGTTCTTATTATATAAATAGTCACTTATTTGGGACCAGAATAAAAAGGTACAATGGTCACTTATTGTAGACCGGAGGGAATACCATTAAAAGGATATTTTCTTGTTTAGTGAGGAGTTGTTTTGTATACTGCATTCTTGAATgtaataatgaaaagaaataaaTATCTCTAAGATATTACCTACTTGACTGACTTACTGATTAAACATCATGCAAAAAATTCGATCTTTAATTCTCAAATGAATGAGCATTTTTtattcaaacttccaaatttttaaaatatagtataaatttcttttaaaatggCATAAATAAACATTTGAAACGAGATCcctaaataaattttaaaatgaatttcatgCGTTTATTTTTCTAGTATTTTTAGAAGAATTTTACAACCAAATGATCATATTTTCTCGTTCTTTTAAAAGCTGAAAAAATTCCTCTAATAGGGTTTAGGTGAAAGAGAAATATCACCACCCTCTTTCAAGAAATATTATCCCTTTGATATGATATTTTGCAATAGACATTTATTGGCATATTAGTAATTTTCCGATTTGGCAGAGAGTTTTACTTTGTAGCTAAGTCATTTTTaccctataaatagagggatcttactccattgtaaatcatcccaaaattcaataagaatttcctctttctctttctctgcaatattgctcttgttcttttattattttcataacacgttatcagcacgagactctaccgttTCAAAAAGCTCTTTGAGAAGATTAAGGTAtaacttttctcctctttttaattatgactgacattatgaaaagaaagttcgttgcccttgaaattttgggaaaaaactatatgacatgggtgttggatgctgaaatccatttagatgtaatgggtcttggagacgccattaaagataAAACTAAAGCACCCACCCAAGACTGTtttaaggccttgattttcttgcgccatcaccttgatgaatgGTTGAAAATAGAACatctcacagtcaaagatccacttgttttgtggaatggcttaaaggaaagatatgacaacttaaagttggtcactcttccacaagcacgatatgattgggctcatctgaggctccaagactttaagtctgtttctgaatataattctgcgatgttcagaattacttctaaattgaaactctgtggagatactatcactgactatgatatgcttgaaaaaacgtttacaacgtttcatgcctccaatatgaCCCTGCAACAGTAGTACagagagaaaggtttcaagaagtactctgagttgatttctcttctccttgtggctAAACGAAATAACGATTTGCTCATGAGAAATCGCGAAAATCGACCCACTAGGTCTACACCATTGCCTGGAGTGgatgaggtgtattcccattatgctAAGCGTGGAAAAGACCGTGATTCTATTCGTAGTCGTGGTCGTGGCCCTCGCCATAGACAAGGAAGAAATTTTCCTGGTGTTAATCATCCCCCAAAGAGAAATAACCACCAAAAATggaaagggaaagatgagaagcCAAAAGCAAATGGTTCAGAAACTGAACGCTATCGTGGCGGTGGAAAAGGGCATTGGGCAAATATTTGTCGTGTACCAAgacatttggttgagctttatcaagtaTCTCTAAAGAATAAAGGTCCTGAAGCCAATTTTGTCTCTGACAATAATTTTGACATCACCCATTTGGATGTGGCAGACTTCTTTGAGCACCTTGATGGAAAAATAGACCACTTGATCGGTGATGGATCTGTGGTTAAAGATGATTGAatagtttgatttttatttttgcatattCGTAGTAGCTAATAAACATCATGTAATCATAGTTCTTTATATGAGTAGTAGTTATTAGTATCAATTAGTAATATTTATTTATGAAATAGTGTTAGTTCGTTTTGATCAAATACAGTTCTAGTATTTGTTTTAAACAATGTTTGAGTTTGCATTCTTCGTCATACGAGTTGACTATTAGTTTACAACCTCTTGAATATTGAGACAATGTTTCTTACTGAAACCTTGATAACTAAAACAATTTCATATTAATGTGAAATGATGTCTATATTTTGTATGCTTTTGTTCTTTCACCATTAAGGCGCTTAGTTGCATAACTTACATTAGTATCCTCGGTTTCTGATCTAGTTGACAATACACGTATATGAGGTTAACATAAATTCCTTCCCTTCAGGTATTTGTATATATTAGATCCAAATGGTTTTTGAATTTAATGTTGCTATGGAAATTGTTAAGAGCTACTGAAATTATTTTTACGGAATACAACAGGATCGGACTAGTAATTAAGCACCAAAATAATTGGTTGCCAATTTTATATCTTTCTTTAGTATCCATCTTCATGATACTTGTGCTATGGATGTATTTAGAATTAACGACCTAAAAAAAGGATTTAGTAATTGTTTGTATCATAATCTGAGTTTGCTCGAAATTGCATTAAAAGATCATTATTGAATCATTGGTTTAAcattatttctttcatttttctctgaaaatactaatatttatttgTATATTTCTTTTATATGTCAAACCATGGGAAGCAAATATGTATATCTCACAAaacaaacttggatcaaagttaaattgtaaaaatatttgtttagttgattgatgtacgacacatacaatattcaaagagaagaaatatttctctcatttaagtatgtgtaaggcagatgttactacaatttctgatagtagtaaattaattgaaggctctggaagagctactataaccctgcctaagggaacaatacttatcatagagaatgcaatattctcctccaagtcgaagaggaacttgttgagttttaaagatatccgccgaaatggatatcatattgagacagtagatgagaataatcttgaatatctcatcattaCCAAAAATGTCTCTGGCCTGaaaagggttattgagaagttctcatctttatcttgtggcctgtattggagaagaattagtgcaattgaggcacattctaccgtaaaccaaaaggttatTGATTCCAATACTTTTTTACTTTGGTatgatcgattgggacatcctggatcaattatgatgagacggattatagaaaactcaaatgggtatccattaaagaatttaaagattcttttaaataatgaattttcttgcacttcttgttatcaagtcaagttaattattagaccatcaccaacaaaggttggaattgagtcccctgcgtttttggatcgtatacaaggggacatttgtggacctattcacccacctagtgggtcgtttagatattttatggtcttaatagacgcATCTTCTAGATAGTCccatgtgtgcctattgtcatctcgcaacctcgcatttgcaaaattaatggcacaaataattcgattacgggcacaatttcccgataatccaattaagttttttagacttgataatgctgctaAGTTTTCATCCCaaacatttaatgattattgcttatcaattgggataaaagtggaacatcttatagctcatgttcacactcaaaatggtaTTGCAAAATCTTtaattaaacgtctgcaattgatagtAAGACCGTTACACATGAAAACAAGGTTACCCATTTCTGTTTGGGGTCACaccattttgcatgcagcaatgctagttcgtctcagaccaataaattatcataaatattccccgttgcaattagttttaggtaatgaacctaatatatcctgtcacgcctcctttttcacCTAGACCCCGGAAAGggatatataagggagtttttccaattaaaggacaatcgaaacgggatttattatttaattcagagtcgccccttaggagatttatggtttcccaagtcaccggttgactcccgagtcgaggaaaagattaactctatattacagttcgcgaaccagaaatctggataaggaattctgttaacccgggagaaggtgttaggcattcccgagttccgtggttctagcacggtcgctcaactgttatattcggcttatttatctgattttaattcatattgaacctatgtgcaaatttaaactttttaccgcttttattattattattttttaacgagaattgcaacgtcgtgaaaacacatctcgaaccatgtcacatcaatgcacccgtggttattgacacatttcgactccgttgagatttggattttggtcacgtaaatgtgcacccgagtttagggaggtaatgttattaaaagcgcgcctatagtgactaacgcgttattatgttggggaaggccatgaaatttgctaaacggt includes the following:
- the LOC142161883 gene encoding uncharacterized protein LOC142161883, encoding MRNRENRPTRSTPLPGVDEVYSHYAKRGKDRDSIRSRGRGPRHRQGRNFPGVNHPPKRNNHQKWKGKDEKPKANGSETERYRGGGKGHWANICRVPRHLVELYQVSLKNKGPEANFVSDNNFDITHLDVADFFEHLDGKIDHLIGDGSVVKDD